In the genome of Mesotoga infera, the window AACATTTCTTGCTCTGCTTTATGTCCCGCCAGTAACCGTTGTATCTGTACTCTCTTACATTCAGAGAAGATAGGTTAGGAGAAATCACACCCTTCACGAGCTCGTTCTCTCCATTTGGGACAGCGGAGTAGAGAAGCTCTCTCAGCAGAAACTTGTTGATGAAGTATATACCCAGGGCAACGCAGTCTCCTTCTTCCGGGTTTTCCGGAACCTTCTCCTTCTCTATCCACTTGATTATTCTCCCATTCTTGCACACCACTCTATCCATCCCTTCCATGCCGCATTCTCCATACTTATTGCCAGTTAGGACAGTTATGTCTGCGGCCGTGTCCAGGTGATATCTGAATATCTTAGTCAGGTCGGTTTTGAAAATGTGATCTCCCGAGCCTATCAAAACAGAGTCTTCGTTGCCTCTCCTGAGTATGTTTATGTTCTGGAAGAGAGCGTCGGCTGTTCCTTTGTACCCCATGGAAGGGTTATAAGGAGAGTAATAAGGCTGCAGTATGAAGAGCCCTCCCTGTTTTCTGTCTAGATCCCATTCCTTGCCTGAGCCAATGTGATCCATAAGACTTCTGGGGCTGTACTGTGTAATTATCCCAACCTTCGATACTCCCGCATTGACCATATTGCTGAGTGTGAAATCGATTGACCTGTACTTTCCGTAGACAGGCAGCGCAGCGCTCGTACGAACCTGAGTCAGGGAGCTCAGGTACTCTCCTCGCCCTCCTGCAAGAATTATTCCGAGAACTTTCATATGGTCACCGCATTCCAAATATGGATGCGGTCTCCCTCCCTTCTGTGCAAATTTGTCATTCAGTACTCCATTAGGGGTAAATTTGTCATAAGAGATACCCCCGGTAGTGAAAAATCTGTTTGACCGTCGAGATAGTTCTGCAAAAACAAGACAGCACTGTCAAAGGCTTCGCGATAAAGCTCATCGAAAGTCTTTTTGCTTTCCCAGCCGGCTATGCTGTGAAACCAGGGTTTCATCTCCAGATTTAGTGGATCAACGTGAGTGTCCTCAAAGAAAGCCTCTTCAGGCGAACCCTCTTTAATGCTAAAACGTTTTAGTATTAAGGCCAACCTTGAGCGACCATAGATTCCCGCAAAGTACTGATTCATGGAGTCTATGGCCTTCTGGATGGAACAGCCCTTGATTCCGTAGAATTCCATTGAGATCTCACGGTAGAGATCTTCAAGTGCCGTTGGCAAAGACCGAGAGAACTCGGCAGTCGGATCGAGATCGAGTATTTCAGCCTCAACTTTGCTCTTGAGGATTACTTTGTCTATCATTGTTTCTAGTTGGCGATACTTATATCCATTTCCTGCGCGAGCAACTATATAGTGGTTGACGGTTGCGTCGAGGAAGTAATGGCAGATAACCCCCAGCGAGTAGAAGCGAGAAATCTCCTCTGATTTCCTGCAGAGGAGTTTGGCGAAATCATCACACCTTAGCGTGTGAGAGAACCTCCATAGAGAGAACTCTGGATCCTCTCTTGAGCAGTACTTCCCGGGATCCGTGAAGAGGCATCCAAGATTGAACTCCTCTCTTTTGTCGGCTTCAAGATCGAGTCCAATCTCTTCCAAAACATCCTTTCCGTACATAATATGAGTCCAGAAGCCGGGCAAAAAAACTCACTCCTTTGCTACCAAACCCCACAGACACTTCAAATAAAGGCTCTCCGGAACCTCAACAAGCCATGGATGATCAGGCGATTGTAGTGTAATAGCCAGATGCGAAAATGTTGTACCGGTACTTTCCGTCGACCTTCTGATAGACTCAACCAGATGCTCGACAGCAATATTATAGGCACAAGTACAAATACCCAATACTCCTCCATCCTTCACAAGCGGAAGTGTACTCTCTACTAGCCTTCGGAAAAGTGAAATTCCATGCGGAAGCTCTCTCTTATGCTTAACAAAGGATGGCGGGTCTAATATTACTATATCAAAATAGTTCTTCATTTCAAATCCAGCAAGGAAGTCAAGAACATCGCTCTGAACCAACTGCAGTCTTTTATCCAGCCTGTTCACTACTGCGTTCACTCTTCCCCGATCTAGGTCGTCGGCGGACTTGTCCACGCAGATCGCCTCGGCGCCTGAATATGCCATATTAAGTCCGAATCCTCCCGTAAAAGAGAAAAGATCCAGGCCTTTCTCCAGAGAGAGTTCTGCGGTGATTTTCCTGCAGAAAGCTCTGGAGTCTAGCTGGTCAAAAAAGAACCCTGTTTTCTGACTGTTCTTAACATCCACGAGGTACTTTATGCCATCTTCCTCGATTTCGACTGAATCAGGTACTTCTCCGAACAGCAAACCCGTATGTCTTTCTATTTTGTCTTCCACTCCCATCTCGAAATCGCTCCGTTCGTAGATTCCCTTGGGATTCAGTAGATTCCTGAGAAGATCGACTATCATTTCTCTTCTTTTCTGCATAATCGAGTTTCTGAACTGCACGGCTAGAATCTCTCCGTATCTGTCGACTACCAATCCGGGAAGTCTGTCTCCTTCACCGTGGACGAGTCTGTAGTAAGGTCTCTTGAAAAGTCTCTCCCTCTTCAGGAGAGCTTTTTGAAGCAGCCTTCCGAAGAAGATCTCCCCCAGCTCCTGGTCTTGATTTGTTAGGACCATTATCGCTCGGGTGGAGCTCGGACTGAAGAAGCCCTTTCCGAGAAACTCATAGTTCGCCGAGAAAATGTTCACTTCACATACAGCATCGGCAGAGCCTTCTAGAGATAAGATCTCGTCTCTGAAGATCCACGGATAAGAATTACGGATCTTTCCTTCCTTCCCCTTTCTGATTCGAGCAATTAACATCAGAACTGGCCTTCATTCAGAAGTGAATAATTATTTATCTCGCTTTCTTCGAAGAATATTTTGATTTCGCGGTTTGAGCTCTCAGTACTGTCGGATGCGTGTATCAAGTTCTTCCTTATCGACACGCCGAACCGACCTCGTATGCTTCCCGGGGCGGCTTCCAGCGGATCGGTCTTGCCGACCAGGATTCTCAACCTTCGAACAGCGTTCTCGCCTTCAAGCACCATGGCCACAACTGGTCCCGATTGTATGAAAGCCAGCAAAGGTTCGTAGAAGTCCTTTCCCGCATGTTCTCTGTAAAGCTCTCTCGCCATGGATTCGGAGATCTTCAGCATCTTGAGGGCGACGATTTTCAGACCTTTCTCCTCGATTCCTCTGAGTATTTCTCCAACAAGGCCTCTCTGTATCGTGTTTGGTTTTAGATAAGCAAATGTTTTCTCCAAAATACTTCCCTCCGGTCAAATTCTGTATTCATTGATATAATTAAAACATGGAGTGGTTCAATGGAGTAGCTAATGAAAGACTTTCCCGGTTCTTGGCGCGCGGCCCGGGAAAAAGTGTGACTCTTGTGGGTAGAGATAGTGAGTACTTGAAGGCTTCGGCTATCTCAATAATAGAGGCTGATCCGAAATGGAACAGAAAGAGATATATTGAAGACTTCTTACTGATAGAGCCTGAAAGCGGAAACATTGGCATCGACAAGATTAGGGACATAGAAGAAATGATGCTTCATAAACCGGCGATAGGCAAGAGGAAGTTCGTGTTGATCCATCAGTGCGAGAAGATGACTGATGAGAGCGCAAACGCATTTCTCAAGGTTCTTGAAGAGCCTCCGGATTTCGCGACTCTCATAATGACCACATCTTCATGGCAATCACTTTTGCCTACAGTGAGAAGTAGAACTATTTCGATTGTAATGGATATTCCAGAAGAGCTTATGCATAGACTCAAGCTAAATTACGGAGAGCGAGTTTCATACATATATGCAGCTTCACGGCAGAACTTCACGGTTCTTCGGTTCTTTCTGGAGCAGGATCCTGAATCTTTACATTACGAGGCTTTTGAAGTGCCTTCCGATCTTGAAGGATTGACACAGTTAATTAGAGAGAGTGTCAACGAAGATCCTATAGATATCGTGAGGCGAAGAAGAGCGTTTGCGGCTTTTTGCAAGGATTTTGTGGATTCCAGAAGTTTCTTTTCAGCTTTCAGGAAGGTCTCCTCCATTTTTACAGGACAGGGTTCATTTGAAAGGGCGCGCGAACTTGTCGAAGTCTCTAGAAGCCTCCTGAAAGACGTAGTGATTCTTTCGGCCGATACTCACAATGACTCGCTTATGAACATTGATCTGTTAGAATGGCTAGTGAACTTCAAGCCGGGAAAGGAAATCCTGGAAGATTTTACTTGGTGTGACAGGTTTCTTAGAGAGCGAACTTCATCACTTAGCGCAACTCTTGTTTCATTTAGGGCTTTGCATTCGCTTTCGAGAAGCCTGGCAAGGAGATAAAACGGAGGTTATTTAGATGCCTGAGATATATGGAACGGTCTATGGAATCGAATTCCACTCAGTAGGGAAGCTGTATCAATACACTTCCAGCGAGCAGTTGCTGAAGCAGGGTGATTATGTGCTTGCAATGAGTGAGTTCGGATTGGATGTTGGAAAGGTTATGTATGGACCAGTTGAAACTCGCATAGATGACACTAAGGAAGAGCTCAAACCGATTGTCAGAGTAATGACCGACGAAGACTGGGAAACGGATGCCAAGAATAAAGAAGAATCGGAGGCGGCAATGAAGACCTGCCAGGAACTGATAAAGAAGCACTCTCTTCCAATGAGGCTTCTGGAGGCGAGATATATGTTTGATCGATCGAGAATCGTCTTCTACTTCGGTGCCGACAGCAGGGTTGACTTTAGAGAGCTGGTCAAGGATCTGGCTAGAGCTTTCAGGACGAGAATTGAGCTCAGACAGGTCGGAATACGAGATGAGGTTAAGATGACCGGCAGCCTTGGACTGTGCGGAATGACGGCCTGTTGCGTTCGCTTTCTAAGACAGTTTGAAAGCATAACGTTGAAGCATGCCAAGAAGCAGCAGTTGTTGATCAACCCGGCAAAGATATCGGGAAGGTGCGGAAGGCTTCTCTGCTGTCTTTCCTATGAACAGGAGCTTTATGAAAATGAGCTTCTGGATATTCCTGATGAAGGTTCTCTTGTTGATTACGAAGGCAAGACCTGTAAGGTTTTGACTGTCAACATTTTTATGAAGGTTATTACTCTGGTTGCAGATGACGGGCAGATGCTGAAGGTTCAGTTTGACGATTTCAGAAAGAGCCAGCGATCGATTATACAGGACACAAATCCAGATGAATTGATAAAGAATAGAGATGAAGATATTTCGATTGACGACTGAAGGAAGAATGGAGGTTGGATATGGCGGGTTTACTCACGAAAGCTGAATTGAAAAGGCTTGAAGATCTTGGAAGAATATGCAGGGGTGACATAATAAAGATGACTACTGTTGCCAATTCTGGTCATCCAGGAGGTTCAATGTCATCCATAGACATTTTTCTTTCCGTGTACGATTTCGCGAACAACGATCCAAGAAGACCCTTTTACCCCGAGCGCGACAGGATTATTGTAAGCCACGGGCACACATCGCCAGGTGTCTACGCGACGCTAGGAAGGCTTGGTTTCGTTGATATCGACGAAGTTGTTTCCGGTTTTAGACATCCGGGTTCCTTATTCGAAGGTCACATTACAAGAGGGATTCCGGGTGTTGAATGGACGACTGGAAATCTGGGACAGGGCCTTTCAGTGGGAGTTGGTATGGCTCTTGCTTCGAAAATCAGCGGGAAAAATTACAGAGTCTTTGTCGCAATGAGCGATGCGGAACAAGCCAAGGGCCAGGTTGCGGAAGCAAGAAGGACTGCAAAGAAGTACGGGCTTGACAACCTCGTTGTCGTTATTGACTACAATGACGCTCAGATCTCCGGAAATGCCCGCGACATAATGTTCGTGGATATTAAGGCTAATTATCTGGCGGATGGCTGGAAGGTTATTGAAGTCGACGGCCATGACTACTCTGAGCTGAACAAGGCACTAGTTGAAGCATCCGAGTCGAAAACTCCCGTCGCGATAATCGGCAAGACCATTATGGGAAAGGGAGTTTCGTTTATGGAGGGAGATGTTTCCTATCATGGAAAACCTCTGGATATGGGAAAGGCTGCCTCTGCTCTTTCCGAACTCAAGCTTGAAAACGATATTGACAGATTTGTTGAGATGCGAAAGAGACTCCCCTCGTATCATGAACCGATACACCCTCAGGACGAAGAGATAAGACCGATAATTGGAGTCCCCTTCGTATATCCGGTTGAGAAGAAGAGCGATAACAGATCGGCCTTCGGGAAGGCTCTTGCAGATATCGGAAAGCTCAACAAAGGTAAGCTCCCGGTGATGGTAGTAGATTGTGATCTGAAACCTTCAACGAAAGTAAATGAGTTCGAGAAGATCTGGCCTGAGAACTTCATACAAATTGGCGTTCAGGAACACAATGCCGCGACTGCTGCCGGGGCTGCATCGGTGTGTGGAGTGCTGACTTTCTTTGCTGACTTCGGAGTTTTCGGCATCGATGAAACTTACAACCAGCAGCGACTAAACGATATAAACAAGGCAAACGTAAAGGTGGGAGTAACCCACGTTGGAATCGACGTCGGCGAAGATGGAAAGACTCACCACTGTTTAGATTACATTGGAGCAGTGAGAAACTTCTTCGGCTTCAAACTGATAGTACCTGCCGATCCAAACCAGACAGATAGAGCAGTCAGGTTCATGAGCAAGGCCGACGGGAATTTCGTCATTGCGATGGGAAGATCTACCATGAATCCAATTGCAGACGAGGAAGGGAAGCCTTTCTTTGGGGACGGCTATGAGTTTGAATATGGAAAAGTAGATGTTGTGAGGAAGGGAAAGGAAGTGACGCTTGTTTCGACGGGTCAGGTCACTCATCAAGCAGTGAAGGCAGCAGACGAACTGAGAACTCAAGGTATAGAAGTGACCGTTCTTAACGTTAGCTGTCCTATTGGGGCAGACTTCGATAGCGTTAAAGAATACCTCTCTTCTTCAGTCATCTCTCTCGAAGATCACAATGTCAATAGCGGTCTAGGGTCCATCCTCTCCGATTATTTGCTCCGGTCTCGAATAACGCCGAAGAGTTTCGAAAAGATAGGCGTCGACAGGTATATGTTCTCCGGAGACAACGAACTGCTCTATGACCTTTCGGGTCTTTCGAGCAAGAGCATAGTAGAAAGGTTAAGGGGTATTATCCAGTAATGCTCAGTCTAGAAGAAGAAAAGCTGGTCGATGAGTTTTGCAAAATGAACGGAATAGAAGCGGACAGAGAGCTCGTTTTTAGAGCTCTCTGTCATTCCTCTTTTACCAATGAGCTTGCCCAGAACGGAGAAAGGCTTCTCGAGTCAAACGAAAGAATGGAATTTCTGGGAGACGCAGTTCTCGAATTGTCTCTTGCCAGAACCCTATTCAGCAATTACCTCTTGAGTGAAGGCGATATGTCGAAAGTCAGAGCTATGGTGGGAAGTGAAAAGGTCCTTTCTTACGTTGCCAGATCTATGAGAATCGGAGATTATATCCTTCTTGGCAAAGGAGAGAGGCAGAGCGGAGGGTCGGAAAGAGATTCGATTCTTGCGGATGCTTTCGAAGCTGTTCTGGCAGCAATCTTTTTGACTGGAGGGCTTGAGATCTCAATCGAGTTTGTTCAGTCAAAGCTGTCAGAGTATATTGAGAAAGCGGTTGGGGGCGACCTGATTCTAGATTACAAGACTTCCCTTCAGGAGCTCACGCAGGCTCGCTTCAGTTCAAGACCTGTATATGAGACAATTCTCGATGAGGGTCCACCACAGGATAAGTGGTTCAAGGTTGGAGTATTCCTGGAAGGGAAAATTGTCGGTGAAGGAGAAGGGCGAACAAAGAAGGCGGCGGAGCAGCTGGCCGCAAGACGCGCTCTTGAAACCCTAAGAGAAAGTTTTAATAGTGCAGGGGCCGAACAGTGAAGTACAAACACTTTGTAGCGTTTCTCTCAGAAGAGGAATGTGATCTAATCGAAGGAATCAGCTGGAACGAAGGTTTTTCAGATCTCTATTTCGAAAAGCTTGTTGATTCGGGAAACGCATTGCACGTCTTTCTGGGGGAAGGGGAAGAACTCCCGGTTTTTCTGAAAGGGATCGAGTTTGCGGATCTGGGTTATAGTGAACAGAAGGATTGGTTTGAGAAGTGGAAGGAGTCTCTGGTCCCATTTGAGCTCTGT includes:
- the rnc gene encoding ribonuclease III; translated protein: MLSLEEEKLVDEFCKMNGIEADRELVFRALCHSSFTNELAQNGERLLESNERMEFLGDAVLELSLARTLFSNYLLSEGDMSKVRAMVGSEKVLSYVARSMRIGDYILLGKGERQSGGSERDSILADAFEAVLAAIFLTGGLEISIEFVQSKLSEYIEKAVGGDLILDYKTSLQELTQARFSSRPVYETILDEGPPQDKWFKVGVFLEGKIVGEGEGRTKKAAEQLAARRALETLRESFNSAGAEQ
- the glgD gene encoding glucose-1-phosphate adenylyltransferase subunit GlgD, yielding MKVLGIILAGGRGEYLSSLTQVRTSAALPVYGKYRSIDFTLSNMVNAGVSKVGIITQYSPRSLMDHIGSGKEWDLDRKQGGLFILQPYYSPYNPSMGYKGTADALFQNINILRRGNEDSVLIGSGDHIFKTDLTKIFRYHLDTAADITVLTGNKYGECGMEGMDRVVCKNGRIIKWIEKEKVPENPEEGDCVALGIYFINKFLLRELLYSAVPNGENELVKGVISPNLSSLNVREYRYNGYWRDIKQSKKCYFRTNLDILDPKIRRELFYENGRVFTKLKDLPPPKITGTASMNNSVIADGCVIGGKIEDSVLFRDTRVMAGATVRNSVLLEGCLVEEGAHIENVIMDKYCTVRLGRSFVGENEEPTVIEKHGVI
- a CDS encoding class I SAM-dependent rRNA methyltransferase, producing the protein MLIARIRKGKEGKIRNSYPWIFRDEILSLEGSADAVCEVNIFSANYEFLGKGFFSPSSTRAIMVLTNQDQELGEIFFGRLLQKALLKRERLFKRPYYRLVHGEGDRLPGLVVDRYGEILAVQFRNSIMQKRREMIVDLLRNLLNPKGIYERSDFEMGVEDKIERHTGLLFGEVPDSVEIEEDGIKYLVDVKNSQKTGFFFDQLDSRAFCRKITAELSLEKGLDLFSFTGGFGLNMAYSGAEAICVDKSADDLDRGRVNAVVNRLDKRLQLVQSDVLDFLAGFEMKNYFDIVILDPPSFVKHKRELPHGISLFRRLVESTLPLVKDGGVLGICTCAYNIAVEHLVESIRRSTESTGTTFSHLAITLQSPDHPWLVEVPESLYLKCLWGLVAKE
- a CDS encoding nucleoside-diphosphate kinase, whose translation is MEKTFAYLKPNTIQRGLVGEILRGIEEKGLKIVALKMLKISESMARELYREHAGKDFYEPLLAFIQSGPVVAMVLEGENAVRRLRILVGKTDPLEAAPGSIRGRFGVSIRKNLIHASDSTESSNREIKIFFEESEINNYSLLNEGQF
- a CDS encoding transketolase, encoding MAGLLTKAELKRLEDLGRICRGDIIKMTTVANSGHPGGSMSSIDIFLSVYDFANNDPRRPFYPERDRIIVSHGHTSPGVYATLGRLGFVDIDEVVSGFRHPGSLFEGHITRGIPGVEWTTGNLGQGLSVGVGMALASKISGKNYRVFVAMSDAEQAKGQVAEARRTAKKYGLDNLVVVIDYNDAQISGNARDIMFVDIKANYLADGWKVIEVDGHDYSELNKALVEASESKTPVAIIGKTIMGKGVSFMEGDVSYHGKPLDMGKAASALSELKLENDIDRFVEMRKRLPSYHEPIHPQDEEIRPIIGVPFVYPVEKKSDNRSAFGKALADIGKLNKGKLPVMVVDCDLKPSTKVNEFEKIWPENFIQIGVQEHNAATAAGAASVCGVLTFFADFGVFGIDETYNQQRLNDINKANVKVGVTHVGIDVGEDGKTHHCLDYIGAVRNFFGFKLIVPADPNQTDRAVRFMSKADGNFVIAMGRSTMNPIADEEGKPFFGDGYEFEYGKVDVVRKGKEVTLVSTGQVTHQAVKAADELRTQGIEVTVLNVSCPIGADFDSVKEYLSSSVISLEDHNVNSGLGSILSDYLLRSRITPKSFEKIGVDRYMFSGDNELLYDLSGLSSKSIVERLRGIIQ